A DNA window from Chitinibacter fontanus contains the following coding sequences:
- a CDS encoding SPOR domain-containing protein, whose amino-acid sequence MKLIFALLLIANLLVFGWFKLDAAPMKVELQSREKNASAVKVVTGKLGASPEPTTAAEASPEPVASSAPPSSSPAMTSAPKASPTPSATVKVAGHCVRWTGITGEQIDAAREKLRTLGISATETSSGESSKVWVYMPPLDSLEAAKAKAAQLAEMGVTDYFVVNNGGRWQNAISLGIFSTREAGERHLAELQAKGVRSAVVRDRDDTLKQASFNAKNVSDQQLEKLNKLSLQFKGSVLRDLACAR is encoded by the coding sequence ATGAAACTGATTTTTGCTTTACTGCTGATCGCCAATTTACTGGTGTTTGGCTGGTTTAAACTGGATGCCGCGCCAATGAAAGTCGAGCTTCAGAGCCGAGAAAAAAATGCATCTGCAGTCAAAGTAGTCACTGGTAAATTAGGAGCCAGCCCTGAACCCACCACAGCTGCAGAGGCAAGCCCTGAGCCAGTAGCTAGCAGTGCGCCTCCCAGCAGCTCGCCAGCCATGACCTCAGCACCGAAAGCCAGCCCAACGCCAAGCGCAACGGTCAAAGTTGCAGGTCATTGCGTGCGCTGGACGGGGATCACTGGGGAGCAAATTGATGCCGCACGGGAAAAACTGCGCACGCTGGGTATCAGTGCGACTGAAACCAGTAGTGGCGAATCGAGCAAAGTGTGGGTCTACATGCCACCGCTCGACAGTTTGGAAGCGGCCAAAGCCAAGGCCGCTCAACTGGCGGAGATGGGCGTGACCGACTATTTCGTCGTAAACAATGGCGGCCGTTGGCAAAATGCAATCTCATTAGGCATCTTTAGTACCCGTGAAGCAGGCGAGCGCCATCTGGCTGAGCTGCAAGCCAAAGGGGTTCGCTCGGCGGTGGTGCGCGATCGTGACGACACGCTCAAACAAGCCAGCTTTAATGCCAAAAATGTTAGCGATCAACAACTGGAAAAACTTAATAAACTAAGCTTGCAATTTAAAGGCTCGGTGTTACGCGATCTAGCCTGCGCTCGTTAA
- a CDS encoding type III pantothenate kinase: MMQQALLLDLGNTRLKWRLGMGAVHSAADLASFDQACAAIAKPAAILACVVGDEDRFAAICALCQAHWQMPIQRLQVSHHALGVTNHYWPLSQQGCDRWAAVLGAKHHFPTQNLLIVSAGTALVVDTLSRDGHFLGGTISPGLGLMKASLQQATAKLPLAQGQYQAFPSNTHDAIETGCLRAITGIISQANQIAAFEGIPIERIILFGGDAAQIQAQLNVPAQTVDNLVLDGLYALHCAAEGAFTQ; encoded by the coding sequence ATGATGCAGCAAGCCTTACTACTCGATCTGGGTAACACCCGCTTGAAATGGCGATTGGGTATGGGTGCGGTTCACAGCGCCGCCGATCTGGCCAGCTTTGACCAAGCCTGCGCTGCAATCGCGAAGCCAGCGGCGATTCTAGCTTGCGTCGTTGGCGACGAAGATCGCTTTGCCGCCATTTGTGCCCTATGCCAAGCACATTGGCAAATGCCGATACAGCGATTACAAGTCAGTCACCATGCCTTAGGAGTGACCAACCACTATTGGCCATTAAGCCAACAAGGTTGCGATCGTTGGGCTGCCGTCTTGGGCGCGAAGCATCATTTTCCGACGCAAAACCTATTGATTGTCTCCGCGGGCACGGCCTTAGTAGTTGATACCCTAAGCCGTGATGGCCATTTTTTGGGTGGCACCATTAGCCCTGGGCTGGGGCTAATGAAAGCCTCGTTACAGCAGGCAACTGCCAAACTACCACTAGCCCAAGGTCAATACCAAGCCTTCCCCAGCAATACGCACGATGCAATAGAGACAGGCTGCCTCAGGGCTATAACAGGTATCATTTCACAAGCCAATCAAATAGCTGCATTTGAAGGTATACCTATAGAGCGTATTATTTTATTTGGTGGTGATGCCGCCCAGATTCAAGCACAACTTAACGTGCCGGCGCAGACAGTAGATAATCTGGTGCTTGATGGATTGTACGCTTTGCATTGCGCTGCAGAGGGAGCCTTTACGCAATGA